DNA sequence from the Candidatus Acidulodesulfobacterium ferriphilum genome:
AGATTATATTTATACATCTCAAGATACCTTTTGTTAATACCGTAAGACGATATCTCGCCATTATGCACAATAGACCAATCGAGTAATGTAAACGGGTGCGCGCCGCCCCACCAACCCGGGGTATTAGTAGGAAAACGGTTATGGGCCGTCCACATATAGCCTTCAACCTCGTCTAACTTATAAAAATCGGCAATATCCTCGGGATATCCTACACCCTTAAACGCCCCCATATTTTTTCCGCTTGAAAAAACATAAGCCCCGTCATATTTTTCATTAATGGACATAACGCTTTGGACAACAAAATCATCGTCTCCGAGATCATGAAATAATTTATCCTGTCTATCGGACTTCGGTTTCATAAAATAACGGTGTAAATATGGATGTTCCTTAATCTTAGAAGTTTTTGATGTTGGTATAGACTCCTCTTTCTCGATAATAAAATTATTTTTAAGGTATTCTTCGACATTATCCTTTGCGGATAAATTATCATACATTATATGGAACGCGTACAATTCGGCGTAATCATGGTAGTTGCCGTAAACGGCAAAACCGCCGCCTAAACCGTTGCCCCTGTCATGTTCAACGGAGATAGCCTTTTTAATGTCACTGCCGGTGGTTTTAACCTTTTTTGCATTTATTATGCCGCATAACCCGCATCCTGAAATATCTCTTTCAACGCTAAATTTATTTTTTAACTTTAACACTTTTAATCCCTCAGCCTTTTGTATATAAAATTGTTTTTATTAAACAGGTCTAAATATTTATAATGGATTACCGCTTCGCCATCTTCGCCCGCGTTTTCGACATGCAAAAACAATCGTGCGGGCGAAAATATGTGTCTGACGACACTCGTGAAGTTGAGCTTCGCTGAACTTCGTTTGCTTTGAAACTTTCCTGCTTCCTTCGGAACGACAAACATATTAAATATTAACATATAAGTAATTTTTTAACAAATATTTTATAACAGATTTTCATCTATAAGTTTTTTAAAATCGGCAGCCACAACCTTTTTTACAGGAGGAAGACCTAATTTCTTTCTAATTCCTTCCTGCGGATCCCCCAGCCTTAAAGTTTTAAAGAAAATGTCCTCAGCCTTTTTAACCTTTTGAGGGGAGGCGTCATTTTTTATCGCAAGATTTTTAAGCGTTGTAAGAACCGTCTCCCAGCTATAATTTTGCGGACACAGTTCGGAACATGTGTGGCATTCAAGACATTCCCAGACTATTTTTGAAGATACCGCCCTCTCAACATCGTTATCCAGAATCATTTTAATAATCAAAGGAGGGTCGTAAGATTCGAAAGAAAGGCTCATAGGGCAATCATTCCTGCAAGCCTGGCAATTATAACATCTAACTAATGAATCTTTCTCGAACATTATCGAGTAATCCGTTAAGGCCTTTGTTCCGTCAAATTTATCAAGGAATTTTACAGCCTTAATTTTATGCTGTCCTATAAGTTCTTCGGTTCCTTCTATGCCAAAAGCCAAACACATAAGCTCTTCCAGTGTGATAACAGGAATTTGATAAGCGGTTCCCTCTTTTAAAAGCATAAACTGGTTTGTATCGAACTGCGTAAAACAAGAAGGACAAACTGTCGTAATTAAATCGGGATTAACTTCTTTAATCGAATCTAACTTTATTCTGGCCATATCAAGAGCCTTATCGTGCTCGTCAACCCTGTCGAGCGCCTGCCCGCAGCACATCATTTTGTTTTTATAATTTATAACATTAGCTCCGAGCGCCTTAAGAATACTATCGTATTTAAAAGGGTCAAAGGGGGAATCAAATCCGATTGCATGGGACGGCCTTACTAAATGACAGCCGTAATGTATTGCGATGTTAATGCCCTTTAGCGGATACTTTACATTTGCTTTAATTTTATCTAATCCAACCTCGTCATGGAGATATTCGATAAAATGGTAAATGGAAGAGCTTCCCGAAAAATTAAGTCCGATATGCCCGAGGGTTTCGTTTAATTTTTTTTGGTACGGAAGATTTGAAACGACCTTTGCCTTGATTTGCTTGAGGTTTGAATAGCATCCCGTGCAAACCGACATTATATCGACATTTTCATTTTCGGCAAGCGCAATATTTCTAACGCCGGTTAAATCAAAGAGTGTTTCGTCGATATTTTTTACCAAAGATTTTTCCGGGCAGCAGGTAAAAGAATCGATATCCCGATATTTTATATTTAATTTATCCAGCACTAAACGGGTAGCCTTTTCCATAAAGGGA
Encoded proteins:
- a CDS encoding 4Fe-4S dicluster domain-containing protein, whose translation is MNKESAFFWGCTIQAKFPFMEKATRLVLDKLNIKYRDIDSFTCCPEKSLVKNIDETLFDLTGVRNIALAENENVDIMSVCTGCYSNLKQIKAKVVSNLPYQKKLNETLGHIGLNFSGSSSIYHFIEYLHDEVGLDKIKANVKYPLKGINIAIHYGCHLVRPSHAIGFDSPFDPFKYDSILKALGANVINYKNKMMCCGQALDRVDEHDKALDMARIKLDSIKEVNPDLITTVCPSCFTQFDTNQFMLLKEGTAYQIPVITLEELMCLAFGIEGTEELIGQHKIKAVKFLDKFDGTKALTDYSIMFEKDSLVRCYNCQACRNDCPMSLSFESYDPPLIIKMILDNDVERAVSSKIVWECLECHTCSELCPQNYSWETVLTTLKNLAIKNDASPQKVKKAEDIFFKTLRLGDPQEGIRKKLGLPPVKKVVAADFKKLIDENLL